One Tautonia marina DNA window includes the following coding sequences:
- the surE gene encoding 5'/3'-nucleotidase SurE, producing MRILLTNDDGVYAAGLRALHKELTKLGEVTVIAPALEQSGVGHAITLLDPLIVSSIDDVDGSQLGLAVEGSPADCVKLAIYELMDRPPDLIVSGINHGANAGINVLYSGTVAAAIEGAFFEITSVAVSLEYSEHFDFPYAARHARRVIETILSNNPPAGSLFNVNIPSHNRGEPKGIKVVPMGVGRHGEGFERRRDPRGRTYYWMTYSPPFRLEGEASDVIALADGNITVTPLQFDMTRHNQLDAVRDWTWPGPESS from the coding sequence GTGCGCATCTTGCTGACGAACGACGACGGGGTGTATGCCGCCGGCCTGCGGGCCTTGCACAAGGAACTGACGAAGCTCGGCGAGGTGACGGTGATCGCCCCGGCTCTGGAACAGAGCGGCGTCGGCCACGCGATCACCTTGCTCGACCCGTTGATCGTCTCGTCGATCGACGACGTGGACGGCTCTCAGCTTGGGCTGGCCGTCGAGGGGAGCCCGGCCGACTGCGTGAAGCTGGCGATTTACGAGCTGATGGATCGGCCGCCGGACCTGATCGTCTCGGGGATCAACCACGGGGCGAACGCGGGGATCAACGTCCTGTACTCGGGCACGGTGGCCGCGGCGATCGAGGGGGCCTTCTTCGAGATCACCAGTGTTGCCGTCTCGCTCGAATACAGTGAGCACTTCGACTTCCCCTATGCCGCCCGCCACGCGAGGCGGGTGATCGAGACGATCCTGAGCAACAACCCCCCGGCCGGGTCGTTGTTCAACGTGAACATCCCGTCGCACAACCGAGGGGAGCCGAAGGGGATCAAGGTGGTGCCGATGGGGGTCGGCCGCCACGGCGAAGGGTTCGAGCGCCGCCGCGACCCGAGGGGCCGCACTTACTACTGGATGACCTATTCCCCCCCCTTCCGCCTCGAAGGGGAGGCCAGCGACGTGATCGCCCTGGCCGACGGGAACATCACCGTCACCCCACTCCAGTTCGACATGACCCGCCACAACCAGCTCGATGCGGTCCGCGACTGGACCTGGCCGGGGCCGGAATCCTCCTGA
- a CDS encoding type II toxin-antitoxin system HicB family antitoxin — protein sequence MITYKGYLGRMEVDTEARRIHGRVVGLRDVITFEGSTVDDAEQAFRDSIDDYLEFCRSRGELPERPYSGNFQVRLGPDLHRQLALLAESQSLSLNELIRHLAHQALAHSE from the coding sequence ATGATCACCTATAAGGGCTATCTGGGTCGGATGGAGGTCGATACCGAGGCCCGGCGCATCCACGGCCGGGTCGTCGGCCTCCGCGACGTCATCACCTTCGAAGGCTCCACCGTCGACGACGCCGAGCAGGCCTTCCGCGACTCGATCGACGACTACCTCGAATTCTGCCGATCGCGCGGCGAGCTCCCCGAGCGCCCCTACTCCGGCAACTTCCAGGTCCGCCTCGGCCCCGACCTCCACCGCCAACTCGCCCTCCTCGCCGAGTCCCAGTCCCTCAGCCTCAACGAGCTCATCCGCCACCTCGCCCACCAGGCCCTCGCCCACTCCGAGTGA
- a CDS encoding type II toxin-antitoxin system HicA family toxin, whose protein sequence is MARLSRKHRTTRDAVFETPTRGDLSWRAIEALLGALGAEITEGRGSRVRVHLNGVRAVFHRPHPEKEASKGTVEAVREFLIRAEESS, encoded by the coding sequence ATGGCCCGATTGAGCCGCAAGCACCGGACGACCCGCGACGCGGTCTTCGAAACACCAACGCGAGGCGACCTTTCCTGGCGAGCCATCGAGGCCCTGCTCGGTGCCCTGGGAGCCGAGATCACCGAGGGCCGAGGCTCCCGCGTCCGGGTCCATCTCAACGGCGTCCGAGCCGTCTTCCACCGTCCTCACCCGGAGAAAGAGGCCAGCAAGGGAACCGTCGAAGCCGTTCGTGAATTCCTGATTCGGGCCGAGGAATCCTCATGA
- the ppk2 gene encoding polyphosphate kinase 2: MSQNTQGRDFPTEKTNALARNVETFTVLQQSLEAQDAQASAAEDVLNSTEPRPESYQQALKTLEAILEGASPDDAEALKAALARWQTFETRLPISPDDELVDDWRSAVYPYKNRLSRKSYERQKYQLQVELLKLQAWVKETGQRIVIFFEGRDAAGKGGTIKRFMEHLNPRGARVVALEKPTSEEQGQWYFQRYLKHMPTHGEIVLFDRSWYNRAGVERVMGFCSNEDYAAFMHQAPEIERHLVNSGIHLIKFWFSVSRKEQRRRFREREIHPLKQWKLSPIDQASLDKWDDYTTAKEAMFFHTDHSECPWIVVKSDCKKRARLNAMRYVLRSLDYSGKDSSKVGQTDPLIVGRASFTGNMG, translated from the coding sequence ATGAGCCAGAACACTCAGGGCAGAGACTTCCCAACCGAAAAGACCAACGCGTTGGCCAGGAACGTGGAGACCTTCACCGTGCTCCAGCAGAGCCTGGAAGCTCAGGACGCGCAGGCCAGCGCCGCCGAAGATGTCCTCAACAGCACGGAGCCCAGGCCAGAGAGCTACCAGCAAGCCCTGAAGACCCTGGAAGCCATCCTGGAAGGAGCCTCTCCCGACGACGCCGAGGCCCTGAAGGCCGCCCTCGCCCGCTGGCAGACCTTCGAAACCCGCTTGCCGATCAGCCCCGACGACGAGCTGGTCGATGACTGGCGAAGCGCCGTCTACCCGTACAAGAACCGCCTCTCTCGCAAAAGCTACGAGCGCCAGAAGTACCAGCTGCAGGTCGAGCTGCTCAAGCTCCAGGCCTGGGTGAAGGAGACCGGCCAGCGCATCGTCATCTTCTTCGAGGGCCGCGATGCCGCCGGCAAGGGTGGCACCATCAAGCGGTTCATGGAGCACCTGAACCCCCGCGGCGCTCGCGTGGTCGCCCTGGAGAAGCCGACCTCCGAGGAACAAGGCCAGTGGTACTTCCAGCGCTACCTCAAGCACATGCCCACCCACGGCGAGATCGTGCTGTTTGACCGCTCCTGGTACAACCGCGCCGGGGTCGAGCGGGTGATGGGCTTCTGCTCCAACGAAGACTACGCCGCCTTCATGCACCAGGCCCCGGAGATCGAACGCCACCTGGTCAACAGCGGCATTCATCTGATCAAGTTCTGGTTCTCGGTCAGCCGCAAGGAGCAGCGCCGCCGCTTCCGAGAGCGTGAGATCCACCCCCTCAAACAGTGGAAGCTCAGCCCCATCGACCAGGCCTCACTGGACAAGTGGGACGACTACACGACGGCCAAGGAGGCAATGTTCTTCCACACCGACCATTCCGAATGCCCCTGGATCGTCGTCAAGTCCGACTGCAAGAAGCGCGCCCGGCTCAACGCCATGCGATACGTCCTGCGCTCGCTCGATTACAGCGGCAAGGACTCGAGCAAGGTCGGCCAGACCGACCCCCTCATCGTCGGCCGCGCCAGCTTCACCGGCAACATGGGGTAG
- a CDS encoding WD40 repeat domain-containing serine/threonine protein kinase, translated as MSPDPRPPDDAPDGPAGPDDDRLADRLARFDERLASGKTPTESEPEPDNDASPPLLGEMDVLRLMERVWPRGRGWPGLDGHPGRFGRFEIEGELGRGSFGVVYRAVDPRAGRRVALKLPRPEFLPDEEVRRRFFREAQAAAMLDHPNIVPLLEVGEESSIVYLVSPFCDGPTLAEWLADRPGPVDPIEAARIALMLATGVAHAHRRGVLHRDLKPSNVLLHRLDRPEADGLPFVPRVLDFGLAKLLDEPGGGSNSLTPLGSAPYMAPEQADPSLGRIGTQADVYGLGAILYATLCGRAPHAGRSALETLVNAARSRPTPPGRLRPDVPTALQAICLRSLAPRSADRYPDADALADDLRQWLDGSSPSGVRNGALLRNARNLARRPAAIVSVGLAITAGTIALLAARDQPEDRPGPAEARSVAEVAAKPEPLPGTARDEAAPSTEPAWWAYADDLVAARRALRRGNAREARKALDRHRPEPGTSPGPDFVWRLLDAQTRGHRPPLLGHREDVYHVRFSPDGRWLASAGKDGTVRLWDPGSGALLRTIQAHNDEVNGVRFSPDGRSIVTASDDGTARVFDLDAEGNAPRLVLDGHDDWVFGAEFSPDGRSLLTLDRAGAVLAFDAADGRPLGRWPIGLDQCEGFAVSPDGRGLAVVGYGSMLDLFDLKPGSGREFALARRPGSSGIVPADSRAQSYFGAAFAPDGRTLAAAGRGGIVDLFNSEAARAVGRLVAVGGSIQSVAFSPDGRTLAGATDDHAVWLWDVDQRRSIAALAGHTNRVWCVAFSPDGRTLASAGRDGSVRLWDPGRLGPVEGRVSVDSPSGIAFGPDGRSLLVLGPDGRIEAIDPQSGASLPRPKSPPAGAGGLAALAPDGRVSATLSADGTLTITPTDDRPNRSIPLVPGPAWRLGFSQDGRSLVAWSGGESAARIIEVATGTELGRVDPAARGLDISGLWAAADGSSLLVSTSYEPHRLEVSGPGRVDPAGETHPAWIDALVPSADDRHLIALGKSPTATLWDARSLRLLATLSGHRGAVLSAAFSPDGRTLATGGLGGAVLLWDVASHRELLRLVEPGGPPVSQLCFSADGSALAASSPSAEGNAWLRIWHAKATVSSN; from the coding sequence ATGAGCCCCGATCCCCGGCCCCCGGATGACGCTCCCGACGGCCCGGCCGGCCCCGACGACGATCGGCTGGCCGATCGGCTCGCCCGGTTCGACGAGCGGCTCGCCTCAGGAAAAACCCCCACCGAGTCGGAACCGGAGCCGGACAACGACGCATCCCCGCCCCTCCTCGGAGAGATGGATGTGCTCCGCCTGATGGAACGCGTCTGGCCGAGGGGACGAGGATGGCCAGGGCTCGACGGGCATCCAGGACGGTTTGGCCGGTTCGAGATCGAGGGCGAGCTGGGCCGGGGAAGCTTCGGCGTCGTCTACCGGGCCGTCGACCCACGCGCCGGACGCCGGGTGGCCCTGAAGCTCCCCAGGCCGGAGTTCTTGCCCGACGAGGAGGTCCGCCGTCGCTTTTTCCGCGAGGCCCAGGCCGCGGCGATGCTCGACCATCCCAACATCGTCCCGTTGCTGGAGGTCGGCGAGGAGTCGTCGATCGTCTACCTCGTCTCTCCCTTCTGCGACGGGCCGACGCTGGCCGAATGGCTCGCCGATCGCCCCGGGCCGGTCGATCCCATCGAGGCGGCCAGGATCGCGTTGATGCTGGCCACGGGCGTGGCCCATGCTCACCGCCGGGGGGTGCTGCACCGCGACCTGAAGCCGAGCAACGTGCTGCTCCACCGGCTCGATCGCCCCGAGGCCGACGGCCTGCCGTTCGTCCCCCGCGTCCTGGACTTCGGACTGGCCAAGCTCCTTGACGAGCCGGGCGGCGGCAGCAATAGCCTCACCCCCCTCGGCTCGGCTCCCTATATGGCCCCCGAGCAGGCCGACCCGTCACTTGGCCGCATCGGCACACAGGCCGACGTCTATGGGCTCGGCGCGATCCTCTACGCCACCCTCTGCGGGCGTGCCCCGCACGCGGGCAGGAGTGCCCTTGAGACCCTGGTCAACGCCGCCCGGTCGAGGCCGACCCCGCCGGGCCGGCTCCGGCCCGACGTCCCGACGGCGCTGCAGGCCATCTGTCTGAGATCCCTCGCCCCCCGATCCGCCGACCGCTATCCCGACGCCGACGCCCTGGCCGACGACCTCCGCCAATGGCTCGACGGCTCCTCGCCGTCGGGTGTCCGCAACGGCGCGCTCCTCCGAAACGCCCGGAACCTGGCAAGGAGGCCGGCGGCGATTGTCTCGGTGGGATTGGCGATCACGGCCGGCACCATCGCCCTGCTGGCCGCTCGGGATCAACCGGAGGATCGACCGGGACCAGCCGAGGCCCGATCCGTCGCGGAGGTCGCCGCGAAGCCCGAGCCCCTGCCCGGGACCGCCCGCGACGAGGCCGCCCCGTCGACCGAGCCGGCCTGGTGGGCGTACGCCGACGATCTGGTCGCCGCCAGGAGGGCCCTCCGCCGGGGCAACGCCCGGGAGGCTCGCAAGGCGCTCGATCGTCACCGGCCCGAGCCCGGAACCTCCCCCGGCCCCGACTTCGTCTGGCGGCTGCTCGACGCCCAGACCAGGGGGCATCGGCCCCCGTTGCTGGGGCACCGAGAAGACGTCTATCACGTCCGCTTCAGCCCCGACGGCCGATGGCTCGCCTCGGCGGGTAAGGACGGGACCGTCCGCCTCTGGGACCCCGGGTCGGGAGCGTTGCTCCGGACGATCCAGGCCCACAACGACGAGGTCAACGGCGTCCGCTTCAGCCCCGACGGCCGCTCGATCGTCACCGCCAGCGACGACGGCACCGCCCGCGTCTTCGACCTCGACGCCGAGGGGAACGCCCCCCGCCTGGTCCTCGACGGGCACGACGACTGGGTCTTCGGCGCCGAGTTCTCCCCGGATGGCCGATCCCTTCTGACCCTCGACCGGGCCGGTGCGGTCCTGGCCTTCGATGCGGCCGACGGCCGGCCGCTGGGCCGCTGGCCGATCGGGCTCGACCAGTGCGAGGGGTTCGCCGTCTCGCCGGACGGCCGGGGGCTGGCCGTCGTCGGCTACGGTTCGATGCTCGACCTGTTCGACCTGAAGCCGGGGAGCGGCCGGGAATTCGCGCTGGCGAGGCGGCCGGGGTCCTCGGGCATCGTCCCGGCCGACAGCCGCGCGCAAAGCTATTTCGGGGCCGCCTTCGCGCCGGACGGCCGCACCCTGGCGGCCGCCGGCCGGGGGGGCATCGTCGACCTGTTCAACTCCGAGGCCGCCCGAGCGGTCGGGAGGCTCGTCGCCGTCGGAGGCTCGATCCAGTCGGTCGCCTTCAGCCCCGACGGCCGCACCCTGGCCGGGGCGACCGACGACCACGCGGTCTGGCTCTGGGACGTGGACCAACGCCGCTCGATCGCGGCCCTGGCCGGTCATACCAACCGGGTCTGGTGCGTCGCCTTCAGCCCCGACGGCCGCACCCTGGCCAGCGCCGGCCGAGACGGCTCCGTCCGGCTCTGGGACCCAGGCCGGCTCGGCCCCGTCGAGGGTCGCGTGTCGGTCGACTCCCCCTCCGGGATCGCCTTCGGGCCGGATGGGCGTTCGCTGTTGGTGCTGGGGCCGGATGGCCGGATCGAGGCGATCGACCCGCAATCGGGGGCCTCGCTGCCACGCCCAAAATCCCCTCCCGCCGGGGCCGGGGGCCTGGCGGCCCTCGCTCCCGACGGCCGGGTTTCGGCCACCCTCTCGGCCGACGGCACGCTGACCATCACCCCGACCGACGACCGACCGAACCGATCGATCCCCCTGGTTCCCGGCCCGGCCTGGAGGCTCGGATTCTCCCAGGACGGCCGATCGCTGGTCGCCTGGTCCGGAGGGGAGTCGGCCGCCCGGATCATCGAGGTCGCAACCGGGACCGAACTGGGCCGGGTCGATCCCGCTGCTCGCGGCCTGGACATCTCAGGCCTCTGGGCAGCAGCCGATGGGTCCTCGCTGCTGGTCTCGACCAGCTACGAACCGCACCGGCTGGAGGTCTCGGGGCCGGGGAGGGTCGACCCGGCCGGAGAGACGCACCCGGCCTGGATCGACGCCCTGGTCCCCTCGGCCGATGACCGGCACCTCATCGCCCTGGGCAAGTCGCCGACGGCAACCCTCTGGGACGCCCGGTCGCTCCGCCTGCTGGCAACGCTCTCCGGACACCGCGGCGCCGTCCTCTCGGCCGCCTTCAGCCCCGACGGCCGCACCCTGGCAACCGGTGGACTGGGCGGCGCCGTCTTGCTCTGGGACGTTGCCTCCCATCGAGAGCTGCTCCGCCTGGTCGAGCCCGGCGGACCGCCCGTCTCGCAGCTCTGCTTCTCGGCCGACGGCTCCGCCCTGGCCGCCTCCAGCCCGTCCGCCGAGGGCAACGCCTGGCTCCGGATCTGGCACGCGAAGGCGACCGTCTCGTCGAATTGA
- a CDS encoding sigma-70 family RNA polymerase sigma factor — protein MSLANTPGRDGEVRRAAPEGRAGVMAIEAHRPALLAEARRNMGRTVRVKEGASDVVQEAMMVAVRQFNHFQGTSPEDLLAWLRSILEHQIAHAVRKFRGTEKRSVDREVPIHAERDGVRALAIDSPSPGTKAVRRDEERALREAIGRLDDQDARLVLWRHIEECSFEELGRRLGCSNVAARKRWLRAIRRLRGELAGEGVEG, from the coding sequence ATGAGCCTTGCCAACACGCCGGGACGAGACGGAGAGGTCCGCCGGGCTGCCCCGGAGGGCAGGGCCGGTGTCATGGCGATCGAGGCCCATCGGCCGGCCCTGCTCGCCGAGGCGAGGAGGAACATGGGCAGGACCGTCCGCGTCAAGGAAGGGGCCTCGGACGTGGTGCAGGAGGCGATGATGGTCGCCGTCCGCCAGTTCAACCACTTCCAGGGAACGTCTCCGGAAGACCTCCTCGCCTGGCTCCGGAGCATCCTGGAACACCAGATCGCCCACGCCGTCCGCAAATTCCGGGGAACCGAGAAGCGCTCCGTGGATCGGGAGGTGCCGATCCATGCCGAACGGGATGGGGTGCGGGCGCTGGCGATCGACTCGCCGTCTCCCGGCACCAAGGCCGTGCGCCGGGACGAGGAGCGGGCGCTTCGGGAGGCGATCGGCCGGCTCGACGACCAGGACGCGCGCCTGGTGCTCTGGAGGCACATCGAGGAGTGCTCCTTCGAGGAACTCGGGCGTCGGCTCGGCTGCTCCAACGTCGCGGCCAGGAAGCGCTGGCTCCGGGCGATCCGCCGACTCCGCGGCGAACTGGCCGGGGAGGGGGTCGAGGGATGA
- a CDS encoding cellulase family glycosylhydrolase: MSTRFRPLRHLLLLAFTLALVGPTELQAQDRQRWTPEQANAWYDDLPWLVGCNYNPSTAINQLEMWQADTFDPETIDRELAWAEDLGFTSIRVYLHHLLWEQDADGFLGRLDQFLTIADRHGIGVMFVLFDSVWDPHPKLGPQRDPEPGVHNSGWVQSPGADDLMNPDREDLLKAYTVGVISRFKDDPRVHAWDLWNEPDNTNDNSYGRNKLDREPEGKRERTLELLERSFTWARSANPSQPLTSGVWIGQWSDPDRLSPTERVQLDQSDVITFHTYDPLDRARQCVENLRRYGRPLLCTEFMARPNGSTFDPVLGFFKDQDVGAYCWGFVAGRSNTIYPWDSWQTPYASEPPVWFHDIFHPDGTPYRPEEVSYIQRLTSQAD; the protein is encoded by the coding sequence ATGAGCACCCGCTTCCGTCCGCTCCGGCATCTGCTCCTCCTTGCGTTCACCCTCGCGCTCGTCGGCCCGACGGAGCTTCAGGCCCAGGATCGCCAGCGCTGGACCCCCGAGCAGGCGAACGCCTGGTACGATGACCTCCCCTGGCTCGTCGGCTGCAACTACAACCCGAGCACCGCCATCAACCAGCTCGAAATGTGGCAGGCCGACACCTTCGACCCCGAAACCATCGACCGCGAACTCGCCTGGGCCGAAGATCTCGGCTTCACCAGCATTCGCGTCTATCTGCATCACCTGCTCTGGGAACAGGACGCTGACGGCTTCCTCGGCCGCCTCGACCAGTTCCTCACGATTGCCGATCGCCACGGCATCGGCGTCATGTTCGTCCTCTTCGATAGCGTCTGGGACCCCCACCCGAAGCTCGGCCCCCAGCGCGATCCCGAGCCCGGCGTGCACAACTCCGGATGGGTCCAGTCCCCCGGCGCCGACGACCTGATGAATCCCGATCGCGAAGACTTGCTCAAGGCCTACACCGTCGGCGTCATCTCCCGCTTCAAGGACGACCCCCGCGTCCACGCCTGGGACCTCTGGAACGAGCCCGATAACACCAACGACAACTCCTACGGCCGCAACAAGCTCGACCGCGAGCCCGAAGGCAAGCGCGAGCGCACCCTCGAACTGCTCGAACGCTCCTTCACCTGGGCCCGCTCTGCCAATCCGAGCCAGCCGCTCACTTCCGGCGTCTGGATCGGCCAGTGGTCCGACCCCGACCGCCTTTCCCCCACCGAGCGCGTTCAGCTTGACCAGTCCGACGTCATCACCTTCCACACCTACGACCCGCTCGACCGCGCCCGGCAGTGCGTCGAGAACCTCCGCCGCTACGGCCGCCCCCTCCTCTGCACCGAGTTCATGGCCCGCCCCAACGGCAGCACCTTCGACCCCGTCCTCGGCTTCTTCAAAGATCAAGACGTCGGCGCCTACTGCTGGGGCTTCGTCGCCGGCCGCTCCAACACCATCTACCCCTGGGATTCCTGGCAAACCCCCTACGCCTCCGAGCCCCCCGTCTGGTTCCACGACATCTTCCACCCCGACGGCACCCCCTACCGCCCCGAGGAGGTCTCCTACATCCAGCGCCTCACCAGTCAGGCCGACTGA
- a CDS encoding DUF1559 domain-containing protein: MRRNRRAFTLIELLVVIAIIGVLIALLLPAVQSAREAARRAQCTNNLKQIALATHNYHDVNNTVPSGSLWPCPGADGCWGWGAAPLLGVLQYIEQGTLFNAYNASLGVMGNTTAAPNLWLGNSTVFNTSIASFMCPSDSPEVTTPVTNYLGNLGGPFALGGYSGTIIPSQHSPWDYPAEETDLLSTARPVGFAAMRDGTSNTALWSEGITGTTGSVTTGMGQGEARGVFTSNFNNRTRSVATVIALLGTCDALPPGTASIRNDRGVGWQYTYPGYVNNLYNHVGPPNSRRCTNAPPNTWSLDLWGTEPPSSFHPGGVNLAMADGSVRFVKETVNLETWWALGSKAGGEVISADSL; encoded by the coding sequence ATGAGAAGGAATCGTCGCGCCTTTACGCTCATTGAATTGCTGGTGGTGATTGCCATCATCGGCGTCTTGATTGCCCTGCTCTTGCCGGCGGTTCAGTCGGCCCGAGAGGCGGCTCGTCGCGCCCAGTGCACGAACAATCTGAAGCAGATTGCACTGGCAACGCACAATTATCATGATGTGAACAACACGGTGCCGTCCGGGAGTCTCTGGCCCTGCCCTGGCGCGGATGGGTGCTGGGGATGGGGGGCCGCGCCGTTGCTCGGGGTGCTTCAGTACATTGAGCAAGGCACCTTGTTTAACGCCTACAACGCCTCGCTGGGGGTGATGGGCAACACGACGGCCGCGCCGAACCTTTGGCTGGGGAATTCGACGGTCTTTAACACGTCGATTGCGTCGTTCATGTGCCCGTCGGACAGTCCGGAAGTGACCACGCCGGTGACGAACTACCTGGGGAACCTGGGTGGTCCGTTCGCGCTGGGCGGCTACAGTGGGACGATCATTCCGAGCCAGCATTCGCCGTGGGACTACCCGGCCGAGGAAACCGACCTGCTGAGCACGGCGAGGCCCGTTGGGTTCGCGGCCATGCGAGACGGGACCAGCAACACGGCCCTGTGGAGCGAGGGGATTACCGGCACGACGGGCAGTGTGACCACGGGGATGGGCCAGGGTGAGGCCCGAGGGGTTTTTACCTCGAACTTCAACAACCGGACCCGATCGGTGGCGACGGTGATCGCGCTGCTCGGGACGTGTGATGCGCTTCCTCCCGGAACGGCGTCGATTCGGAATGACCGAGGGGTGGGATGGCAGTACACGTATCCCGGATACGTCAACAACCTGTACAACCACGTGGGCCCGCCCAACAGCCGGCGATGCACCAACGCGCCGCCGAACACCTGGTCGCTCGACCTCTGGGGCACGGAACCCCCGAGCAGTTTCCATCCGGGAGGGGTGAACCTGGCAATGGCCGACGGCTCGGTTCGCTTCGTCAAGGAAACGGTGAACCTGGAGACCTGGTGGGCGCTCGGGTCAAAGGCTGGTGGCGAGGTGATCAGCGCCGATTCGCTCTGA